AAGGAATCGGGACCAGTTTTTCCGCTTCCTTTGCGGCCGGAACTGCCGCCGGCACAGACGGTATCGGTTCCGCAGTCTGTTGCGCGGGAGCTGCTGCGGCAGACGGCTCCGACGGAGCCGATGGAGCAGGCGGTTCTTTTTTCTGGCAACCGGCAAACGACAATGTCAACAAGATGCATCCGCCGAAAACGAAAAGATTCTTCATTATTTTTTCTCCTATCAATCTTATATCTGATTCCAGGGTGAACGCATGGGTCGAAACCGCAGTCGGTTGGCCTGTTCATCTCCGACAAACTCTTCTTTCACCGGGTCCCATTGAAGAGGCCGGCCTAAGGAAGCAGCAATATTTCCCAGATGGCATATGGAAGCCGTTCGGTGGCCGATTTCCGCCGGCGCCGCCGTTTGTTTCCGGGTTCGAACGCACTCCAGAAAATTGCGGCGGTGATCGCGGCTATAATACAGCTGAATCGGCTCTTTGCCAACCGTGTATTTGACAAGATGTTCCGGCTCTGAATACAGCCGTTCGCGGCTGACAAAAATCTTCCCTCGGGTTCCTTCGAACAGGACACTTCCGGTTCCGCCGCCTGTTCGGCAGAACAGCCGAACGCCGTCCGCATAGGTAAACACCAAATCATACGACAGAGCCGTGTCAAACAGTCCCTCTTTGGGGAACTCTCCCGTCCCCTCCACCCAAACCGGACCGGTATAGTCCGTCCCGTGTCCCCACTGGGCGATGTCAATCTGGTGAGACCCCCAGTTGGTCAGCTGCCCGCCGGAATAATCAGAAATAAAACGAAAGGTGTAATGACACCGCTGGGAAGTGTACGGTGCCCACGGGGCCGGCCCCAGCCAGAACTCATAATCCAGCTCCGGTGGAACGGGCTCCGGCGACCACTGCGGCGGGCAGGTACGGTTATTCGGAGGAATCTCGACATAGATGTTTTTCAGGTCTCCAATCCGGCCGTTGCGTACGAGCTGACAGGCCCGATGAAAATAGGCATCCGAACGCTGATGGGAGCCGGTTTGGAAAACCCGACCGTACCGCTGAACGGCATCGCAGAGAATCCGCCCTTCGGCAATCGTCAGGGTCAGCGGTTTTTCACAATAGACATCTTTGCCTGCTCGGACGGCCGCCAGCGCCATCGGCACATGCCAGTGGTCGGGGGTGGAAATAACGACGGCATCGATATCCTCCCGAGCCAGCAGTTCGCGGAAATCCGTTGTGCCGCAGGAAGCACCAAGCCCGGCTTCCGCAAGGCCCTGCTGAAGATGACGGCGGTCTGCATCACAAACAGCAGCAACCTGCGTACCCGGCTGGTTCAGAAATCCCCGCAGATTGCCCATCCCCATCCCGCCGACTCCGATAAAGCCCAGCGTAATGCGGTTGGACGGCGCTGTCCTGCCGAAAAGAGACGCCGTTGCAATCCAGGGAAACCCCAGCGCAGAGGCCCCTGCGCCCTTCAGAAAGGAACGCCGGCTGAACGAATTCGACTGGTTTAGTACATTCAGCATCGAAATGCTTACAGACTGCCTTTCACTTTGGAAAGAACCAGCGCCAGAATCATTAAGACAATGCAGACAGGCAGCAGCAGTTTCAGACTTTTCTGAATGGAGGCACCTTTGGCCACATTGCCCATCGCTTTGGGAACGATAACGGCACCGGCCAGCCCCACCGCAAAGATAATGCCGAACAGACTGCCGTGAATGTCCGGCGAAAACTTCGAAAAACTCACACCAACGGTCGTCGGAAAACACGGAGCAAACGCCAAGCCGGCCAGAGCCGCCAGAAGCCGCGCATGGAGCGATTGAGTACACTGCATCATCAGAAAGATGGCGATTGCGGCAACAAGAGCGGCGGCGGCAATAACCCATCCGCCGTTGGCCGTCAAATCAAACCCGATTCGAGCGGGCAGAAGCCCCGTTGCCAAACGGCCGGCCATCATCGCAATCGCAAAAATGGATAAGAGCTGCTGGCCGAACGCATCGGCAGCCGCGGCTTCGATCGAGGCGTTTTCCTTCTGGATGACTTCTTTGCCGAAGGTGGGAAGCCAGTTGCAGAAAGAGGCCTCCAGAGCAATATAGCAAAACAGAACAAAAGCGGCCGTCAAAACCGCCGGCTGGCCGAGCAGTTTTACCGCCGCCGCTATATCCAGTTTGGCACTGCTGGCCGGATATCCCTTGGCCGCCAGAGCTATCAGCACCGGAAGCAGAACAATCACACCAAGGACAGACACGGCCTTTTCATATCCGGCGGTTCGAAACAGGAAACTGACAATCAGCGGCGTCAGGAAAAGCCCCAGACCGAAAAAGACATTCGCCAGATTGCTGGCCGCGGCAGGGTCCTTGCCGTCAAAAAGCACCTGCGGCGCCATCACATTGCCGGCTGTATTCAGGGCCATCGCCCCAAATCCCAGCAGCAGACACGGCCAGAGAACGGCGGTATAGGTTTTCCCAAAGGCCAGGATAAAAATGCAGACCGCCGTCAGAACAAACCCGAGCACTGCAATCCACTGATAGCCGATGGCATCCGTTACCACCCCAACCACCAGCGAAGCCACCAGACAGGCAAACATGAATCCGGAAATCAGCGTGCCGAATTTGCCCGCATCCATCTGGACCCGCGGCATCAGCTTGACGCTGATTGACCCCAGCAGAGAAAAGCACATTCCTAATCCGAATACACAGCATAATGCAACCGCCTGGACCATAACGAACCTCCTTATTCCACAGGATTAGTTTGATTTTCCATGCCGATTTGACGGCGGATAAGCAGGTAAAGGAAAAGAAAGGCCAAAGAACCGAACGCCAACGCACACCAGCGATGGACGTCCAGAAGCAGCTTTTGACCATCGGTGCCGAACCAGGGGAACATGCTGAAGACCATACTCAGTGCCAGCGGCAGCGAGAAAACCAGCAGACCCCAAAAACAGCCTTTGAGAACGGCATCCGACCTGCCTTCGAAAACCATGGCACCCGCCCAGCCGAACGTCAGAATTGCCAGACAGACCGCCAAAATCGGGGCGAAGGTTGCGTGAATCATCAGCAGCCAGCCGGCCAGAC
This is a stretch of genomic DNA from Anaerohalosphaeraceae bacterium. It encodes these proteins:
- a CDS encoding Gfo/Idh/MocA family oxidoreductase, coding for MLNVLNQSNSFSRRSFLKGAGASALGFPWIATASLFGRTAPSNRITLGFIGVGGMGMGNLRGFLNQPGTQVAAVCDADRRHLQQGLAEAGLGASCGTTDFRELLAREDIDAVVISTPDHWHVPMALAAVRAGKDVYCEKPLTLTIAEGRILCDAVQRYGRVFQTGSHQRSDAYFHRACQLVRNGRIGDLKNIYVEIPPNNRTCPPQWSPEPVPPELDYEFWLGPAPWAPYTSQRCHYTFRFISDYSGGQLTNWGSHQIDIAQWGHGTDYTGPVWVEGTGEFPKEGLFDTALSYDLVFTYADGVRLFCRTGGGTGSVLFEGTRGKIFVSRERLYSEPEHLVKYTVGKEPIQLYYSRDHRRNFLECVRTRKQTAAPAEIGHRTASICHLGNIAASLGRPLQWDPVKEEFVGDEQANRLRFRPMRSPWNQI
- a CDS encoding MFS transporter codes for the protein MVQAVALCCVFGLGMCFSLLGSISVKLMPRVQMDAGKFGTLISGFMFACLVASLVVGVVTDAIGYQWIAVLGFVLTAVCIFILAFGKTYTAVLWPCLLLGFGAMALNTAGNVMAPQVLFDGKDPAAASNLANVFFGLGLFLTPLIVSFLFRTAGYEKAVSVLGVIVLLPVLIALAAKGYPASSAKLDIAAAVKLLGQPAVLTAAFVLFCYIALEASFCNWLPTFGKEVIQKENASIEAAAADAFGQQLLSIFAIAMMAGRLATGLLPARIGFDLTANGGWVIAAAALVAAIAIFLMMQCTQSLHARLLAALAGLAFAPCFPTTVGVSFSKFSPDIHGSLFGIIFAVGLAGAVIVPKAMGNVAKGASIQKSLKLLLPVCIVLMILALVLSKVKGSL